In Aliiglaciecola sp. LCG003, a genomic segment contains:
- the mlaD gene encoding outer membrane lipid asymmetry maintenance protein MlaD, whose protein sequence is MTSRKIEIYVGLFVALAIAATLMLALKVASQGSVGQGDTYNLYAKFDNIGGLKVRSSVKVGGVTIGRVEDIQLDPEDFTPVVTLSISKQYNAFPETSSVSILTSGLLGEQYIGFQPGFSIDDIENLAEGDYIADTKSALVLEDLIGQFLFSRDSTQ, encoded by the coding sequence ATGACATCAAGGAAAATTGAAATATATGTGGGATTGTTTGTTGCTCTGGCTATCGCTGCAACATTAATGCTGGCGTTAAAAGTCGCCAGCCAAGGATCCGTAGGACAAGGCGATACGTATAACTTGTATGCCAAATTTGACAACATCGGCGGTCTAAAGGTGCGCTCATCAGTGAAAGTTGGCGGAGTCACCATAGGACGAGTTGAAGATATCCAGTTGGACCCAGAGGATTTTACCCCGGTAGTAACCTTAAGCATTTCGAAACAATATAATGCCTTTCCAGAAACAAGTTCAGTGTCGATTTTGACCTCAGGTTTGTTAGGTGAGCAATATATTGGCTTTCAGCCGGGCTTTTCAATCGACGACATCGAAAATTTAGCCGAAGGTGATTATATCGCAGATACAAAATCAGCCTTGGTACTTGAAGATTTAATCGGACAATTTTTATTTAGTCGTGATAGCACCCAATAG
- the lptA gene encoding lipopolysaccharide transport periplasmic protein LptA codes for MSKHNMLRASALIFFIASSQVSLADENDFELPIKVDSQSNFFDGKTKTSIFRKDVKITQGSLEILADEVEVIAGLGEGKEIFIARGEPAKYTQKLDDGGSISAAANEIKYEVSSRTLTLSGNAELNQDSSLVKGESIIFNMELEQLVAESSDNGEGGVTAIFQPDSLRKKSDDKESEQQLEQDKKP; via the coding sequence ATGTCCAAACACAATATGCTCCGCGCTAGTGCACTAATATTTTTCATCGCCAGCAGCCAAGTTTCATTAGCTGACGAAAATGACTTTGAACTGCCCATAAAAGTCGATTCTCAATCTAATTTTTTTGATGGCAAAACCAAAACATCCATTTTTCGCAAAGATGTCAAAATCACTCAAGGTTCGTTGGAGATTTTAGCGGATGAAGTAGAAGTCATTGCCGGCCTAGGGGAAGGCAAAGAAATTTTCATCGCCAGAGGAGAGCCTGCCAAGTATACCCAGAAACTTGATGATGGAGGCTCCATAAGTGCCGCTGCGAATGAAATCAAATATGAAGTCAGTAGCAGAACCCTAACCCTTTCTGGAAATGCTGAGCTGAATCAGGATAGTAGTTTAGTTAAGGGTGAGTCGATTATCTTTAATATGGAACTGGAACAACTGGTAGCAGAGAGCAGCGACAACGGTGAAGGTGGAGTAACCGCGATTTTTCAGCCGGACAGTTTACGCAAAAAATCAGATGATAAAGAATCTGAGCAGCAACTTGAACAGGATAAAAAACCTTAA
- the ptsN gene encoding PTS IIA-like nitrogen regulatory protein PtsN gives MEIRDILTPDCTSCAVQGTSKKRILEIISQLAAQKLPDIDQTDILTSLLSREKLGSTGIGNGIALPHGRLQGIDKVLAILITCKPAIAFDAIDNCPVDIFFAILVPEEQAQGHLQTLATIATRLSDKEVLKVLRKCETDGQLYEAIIG, from the coding sequence ATGGAAATTAGAGACATACTTACTCCTGACTGCACAAGCTGTGCAGTTCAGGGGACGAGCAAAAAGCGTATATTAGAAATCATCAGTCAACTCGCAGCCCAAAAGCTGCCCGACATTGATCAAACCGATATACTTACGAGCCTGTTAAGTCGTGAAAAACTTGGTAGCACTGGAATTGGTAATGGCATTGCGTTACCCCATGGCCGTTTGCAAGGCATTGATAAGGTTTTGGCCATATTAATAACCTGTAAACCCGCTATAGCCTTTGATGCTATAGATAATTGTCCGGTTGACATTTTCTTCGCCATTTTGGTTCCTGAAGAACAAGCCCAAGGGCATTTGCAAACCTTGGCAACCATAGCAACTAGACTCAGTGATAAGGAAGTCCTTAAAGTACTCCGAAAATGCGAGACTGATGGGCAATTGTATGAGGCAATCATTGGATGA
- the lptB gene encoding LPS export ABC transporter ATP-binding protein, with translation MATLRATNLAKAYKSRQVVRDVSLEVSTGQIVGLLGPNGAGKTTTFYMIVGLVPLDKGEIMIDQKELTFQPMHIRAREGIGYLPQESSIFRKLTVYQNIMAILQTRKELSATQREEQADSLLDEFNINHIRNSLGMSLSGGERRRVEIARALAASPEFILLDEPFAGVDPISVNDIKKIIQHLRERGIGVLITDHNVRETLDVCEKAYIVSHGELIASGTAEEVLNNQQVRDVYLGEQFKL, from the coding sequence ATGGCTACCTTAAGAGCAACCAATCTAGCCAAAGCGTACAAATCTAGACAAGTAGTACGCGACGTTAGCTTAGAGGTGTCCACTGGACAAATTGTCGGTTTGTTGGGTCCCAATGGCGCGGGTAAAACCACTACATTCTATATGATAGTGGGCTTGGTGCCCTTGGATAAAGGCGAGATCATGATTGATCAGAAAGAACTGACCTTTCAGCCCATGCATATCAGAGCCCGCGAAGGTATAGGTTATTTACCTCAAGAGTCGTCCATCTTTCGCAAGCTTACTGTGTATCAAAATATTATGGCTATTTTGCAAACCCGCAAAGAGCTAAGCGCTACACAGCGAGAAGAACAAGCCGATTCTTTGTTAGATGAATTCAATATTAACCACATTCGAAACAGTTTAGGAATGAGCCTGTCTGGTGGCGAAAGACGACGAGTTGAAATTGCCAGGGCCTTGGCTGCATCCCCCGAGTTTATTCTGCTTGATGAACCTTTTGCTGGTGTTGATCCTATTTCGGTAAATGATATAAAAAAGATTATTCAACACTTGCGCGAGCGAGGTATTGGGGTGTTAATAACGGATCATAATGTTCGGGAAACTTTGGATGTCTGTGAAAAAGCCTATATAGTAAGTCATGGTGAACTGATCGCATCAGGCACCGCAGAAGAAGTATTAAATAATCAACAAGTGAGAGATGTATACCTTGGTGAGCAATTCAAGCTATAG
- a CDS encoding STAS domain-containing protein, which yields MSSKLTVSLVQKNQFKLSGDLNRETVMHCWPEQAEIIQSAAQAKQSLTVNLSSVEAVDTAGLAWLMHLVRDCQAAEVPLAITQAPTGLVNLAKLSNVDPLLPLQ from the coding sequence GTGTCTTCAAAATTGACCGTCTCACTTGTGCAGAAAAATCAATTCAAACTGAGCGGCGATTTAAACCGTGAGACGGTGATGCATTGCTGGCCGGAGCAAGCTGAGATTATACAATCTGCTGCTCAGGCCAAGCAAAGCCTGACAGTCAATCTAAGTTCTGTCGAAGCTGTGGATACCGCAGGACTAGCTTGGCTGATGCATTTGGTTAGAGACTGCCAAGCAGCCGAAGTGCCTTTAGCGATCACCCAAGCGCCGACAGGATTGGTGAATTTGGCGAAATTAAGCAACGTTGATCCACTTTTACCGTTACAATAG
- the mlaE gene encoding lipid asymmetry maintenance ABC transporter permease subunit MlaE: protein MDWLANLGRSALDKFAANGRATNVLIGAVIAVPQLKNVSLTIKQLYVVGVQSLSIIVVSGLFIGMVMALQGYTILVDYGAEGSLGPMVALSILRELGPVVTALLFAGRAGSALTAEIGLMKATEQLSSLEMMAVDPLRRIVAPRLWAGILSMPMLGLIFSAVGIIGGHLVGVEWLGVDSGSYWSIMQSTVEWKADVMNGVIKSIVFAFVITWIAIFKGYDSVPTSEGISAATTQTVVYSSLAVLGLDFVLTAIMFGIE, encoded by the coding sequence ATGGATTGGTTAGCAAATCTGGGGCGCTCGGCATTAGATAAATTTGCCGCTAATGGCCGTGCAACTAACGTGCTAATTGGTGCAGTTATCGCTGTTCCGCAATTGAAAAATGTTTCTTTGACGATCAAACAACTGTATGTGGTTGGTGTGCAGTCACTATCTATAATTGTGGTGTCTGGTTTGTTCATTGGTATGGTAATGGCTCTGCAAGGTTATACCATATTAGTTGATTACGGTGCGGAAGGTAGTCTCGGACCTATGGTGGCATTGTCGATTCTGCGGGAATTGGGGCCGGTGGTGACCGCTTTGTTGTTTGCCGGTCGCGCTGGTTCAGCACTAACCGCAGAAATAGGCCTGATGAAGGCAACCGAGCAACTTAGTAGCTTGGAAATGATGGCGGTTGACCCTTTGCGGCGTATTGTGGCACCGCGTCTGTGGGCTGGAATATTGTCGATGCCTATGTTGGGGCTGATATTCAGTGCAGTAGGTATTATTGGCGGGCATCTTGTTGGCGTAGAGTGGCTAGGTGTTGACAGTGGAAGCTATTGGTCGATTATGCAATCCACAGTCGAATGGAAAGCGGATGTGATGAACGGTGTGATTAAAAGTATCGTATTTGCATTTGTTATTACCTGGATAGCAATTTTTAAAGGATATGATTCAGTTCCTACATCGGAAGGTATCAGTGCGGCTACAACCCAAACAGTAGTGTATTCGTCGCTCGCTGTGCTTGGTTTAGATTTTGTATTAACAGCAATCATGTTTGGAATAGAGTGA
- a CDS encoding BolA family protein translates to METNEIEILLKEQLGLAEVHVTSDGSHFQIIAISDQFDDMSRVKKQQMIYGPLKDKIADGSMHAISIKTFNEKQWQRERMFNMPQ, encoded by the coding sequence ATGGAAACTAACGAAATAGAAATTTTGCTCAAAGAGCAACTCGGATTGGCTGAAGTACACGTAACTAGCGATGGCTCGCATTTTCAAATTATAGCCATTAGCGATCAATTCGATGATATGAGTCGAGTCAAAAAGCAACAAATGATCTACGGCCCACTAAAAGATAAAATTGCGGATGGCAGTATGCACGCGATTTCTATTAAAACCTTCAATGAAAAGCAATGGCAACGTGAACGCATGTTCAACATGCCTCAGTAG
- a CDS encoding KpsF/GutQ family sugar-phosphate isomerase, whose amino-acid sequence MSSPFRLSAIKVLEIESQAILQLQQYIDSSFDKACELLLNCTGKVVVCGMGKSGHIGKKIAATLASTGTPAFFMHPGEANHGDLGMISERDILLAISNSGETVELLNLLPVVKRLKIPIISMTNNKHSALAKYSDAVLCVKVEQEACSLGLAPTASTTATLAMGDALAVALLDANGFTPADFALSHPGGSLGRRLLLTIEDIMHTGSELPLVKEAQTISSALMEISSKGLGMTGIINDEGLLRGIFTDGDLRRILDNRIDIHSTAVSQVMTSNSITGRADMLAVEGLNLMEKHRISALFAVDDNNLPVGALNMHMLLKAGVL is encoded by the coding sequence ATGTCTTCACCGTTTAGACTGTCAGCGATTAAGGTGCTTGAGATTGAATCTCAGGCTATTTTGCAGCTGCAACAATATATCGATAGCAGCTTTGACAAAGCCTGTGAATTACTGCTTAACTGCACCGGCAAAGTAGTCGTTTGTGGGATGGGGAAATCTGGACATATCGGCAAAAAGATAGCAGCTACGTTGGCTAGCACAGGTACACCGGCATTTTTCATGCATCCTGGCGAAGCTAACCATGGCGATTTGGGCATGATTAGTGAACGCGACATTTTACTGGCCATTTCTAATTCTGGTGAAACCGTTGAGTTGTTGAATCTGTTACCTGTCGTCAAGCGGCTTAAAATTCCAATTATTTCCATGACCAATAATAAACACAGCGCATTAGCTAAGTATTCTGATGCAGTGTTGTGTGTCAAAGTTGAACAAGAGGCCTGTTCGTTAGGATTAGCTCCTACCGCTAGCACCACCGCAACCTTAGCCATGGGGGATGCACTGGCGGTCGCCCTGCTGGATGCTAATGGATTTACTCCGGCGGACTTTGCCCTGTCTCATCCAGGTGGAAGTTTAGGTAGGCGGTTATTACTTACTATCGAAGATATTATGCATACTGGCAGTGAGCTTCCTCTAGTAAAAGAAGCACAGACCATTAGTAGCGCACTAATGGAAATATCCAGTAAAGGGCTAGGTATGACTGGCATCATTAATGATGAAGGTCTACTTAGGGGTATCTTCACTGATGGTGATTTACGCCGCATTTTGGACAATCGAATCGATATTCACTCGACGGCCGTCTCACAGGTCATGACCTCTAATAGTATAACCGGCCGAGCAGATATGCTTGCAGTTGAAGGATTGAATCTAATGGAAAAGCACAGAATAAGCGCACTGTTCGCAGTGGATGACAACAACTTACCTGTAGGTGCGCTAAATATGCACATGTTGCTCAAAGCTGGAGTGCTATAA
- the lptC gene encoding LPS export ABC transporter periplasmic protein LptC, with product MSRITISIGLLFLLVLLIYVPSWMSADPQNTNETNEESWRPNYQARNMRSTLYNEFGEINHQVFALKMEHYQLLGFTLFSQPRYTIYVADQQNPWHVEATEGTLYDDNRIQLETDVEIRSLDESGFIQTIKTQFLEINLGDKTMMSDQPVQINGKNFVVMSNGFSANLATQEYELKDHVQTQYAPR from the coding sequence ATGAGTCGAATAACTATCAGTATCGGCCTATTATTTTTGTTGGTCTTATTGATTTATGTACCAAGCTGGATGAGCGCAGATCCACAAAACACCAATGAAACTAACGAAGAGTCTTGGCGACCTAACTATCAAGCACGTAACATGCGCAGTACTTTGTACAATGAGTTTGGTGAAATTAATCACCAAGTATTTGCCTTAAAGATGGAACATTATCAGTTATTAGGTTTCACACTCTTTAGTCAGCCACGTTACACCATATATGTGGCGGATCAACAAAACCCTTGGCATGTTGAGGCGACAGAAGGAACCTTGTACGACGACAACCGAATTCAATTGGAAACTGATGTTGAAATCCGCAGCTTGGACGAAAGTGGATTTATCCAAACCATCAAGACTCAATTTTTAGAAATTAATCTGGGAGACAAGACCATGATGTCAGATCAACCAGTACAAATTAACGGCAAAAATTTTGTTGTCATGAGCAATGGCTTTTCAGCAAACTTAGCCACACAAGAATATGAGTTAAAAGATCATGTCCAAACACAATATGCTCCGCGCTAG
- a CDS encoding ABC transporter substrate-binding protein: MNKPFLVKIAALVLVLATSASTAFAKEISKDDPYAMVQDVATITFERIKNDQAKIKADPDVLRNIVKEELLPYVDYKFSAYKVLGKYVTKAPKEQLQEFVMVFREYLVTTYAVAMGYYDNQTVVFEPTSDFEDERDVTVRAIVKDPNRPDIKIAFKVRKDRKTNQWKAYDMIAEGISMLSSKQSEFESILRQQGIEVVIDLMKDKINKPITMDKAEGAN; encoded by the coding sequence ATGAATAAACCATTTTTAGTTAAAATAGCAGCGCTAGTTCTAGTATTAGCGACTTCAGCTTCAACTGCTTTTGCAAAGGAGATCAGTAAAGACGATCCCTATGCGATGGTGCAAGATGTGGCAACGATTACCTTTGAACGAATTAAAAATGATCAAGCAAAGATAAAAGCGGATCCAGATGTGCTGCGCAATATAGTAAAAGAAGAATTGCTGCCTTATGTAGATTATAAGTTTTCGGCTTATAAAGTGCTGGGCAAATACGTGACCAAAGCACCTAAAGAGCAGTTGCAAGAGTTCGTTATGGTGTTTCGTGAATATCTAGTCACCACTTACGCGGTTGCGATGGGCTATTATGACAACCAAACGGTAGTGTTTGAACCGACCAGCGACTTTGAAGATGAACGAGATGTTACGGTCAGAGCAATCGTAAAAGATCCCAATCGCCCAGATATTAAAATTGCATTCAAAGTACGCAAAGACAGAAAAACCAATCAGTGGAAAGCCTACGATATGATTGCTGAAGGGATCAGTATGTTATCTAGCAAGCAAAGTGAATTTGAGTCTATCTTGCGCCAACAAGGGATAGAAGTTGTAATAGATTTGATGAAAGATAAAATCAATAAACCTATTACCATGGACAAGGCTGAAGGAGCGAACTAA
- the kdsC gene encoding 3-deoxy-manno-octulosonate-8-phosphatase KdsC gives MSTIDTLYGPVKNNLIRKLSKVKLLVCDVDGVFSDGNIYMGNSGEELKAFNTLDGYGIKAMLKTGVEVAIVTGRESAIVETRMSALGVSLIVQGEENKKSAVKKMISHLGIKKENVASIGDDVGDIGMFQESNVAFSVPNGHPYVRQQAEYVTRTYGGAGAVREVCDLILFANNKLNHVYGSST, from the coding sequence ATGTCGACTATTGATACCCTGTATGGTCCGGTAAAGAACAACCTTATCCGTAAGCTGAGTAAAGTAAAACTACTGGTATGTGACGTGGATGGCGTGTTTTCTGATGGAAATATTTACATGGGTAACAGTGGGGAAGAGCTCAAAGCATTTAATACTTTAGATGGTTATGGTATCAAAGCGATGCTAAAAACCGGTGTAGAAGTGGCTATTGTCACCGGCCGAGAATCTGCCATAGTTGAGACTAGAATGTCCGCCTTAGGTGTATCCTTGATTGTACAAGGCGAAGAAAACAAAAAATCGGCCGTAAAAAAGATGATCAGCCACTTGGGAATTAAAAAAGAAAATGTAGCCTCCATTGGTGACGACGTTGGAGATATTGGCATGTTCCAAGAAAGCAATGTCGCTTTTAGCGTACCCAATGGCCACCCCTATGTTCGTCAACAAGCCGAGTATGTGACCCGTACCTATGGTGGCGCTGGGGCCGTGCGTGAAGTGTGCGATTTGATTTTGTTCGCCAATAATAAGTTAAATCATGTCTACGGAAGTAGCACATGA
- the mlaF gene encoding phospholipid ABC transporter ATP-binding protein MlaF, with the protein MKNVIEIESLTFKRGERVIYDDISLQIPKGKTTAIMGPSGIGKTTLLRLIGGQLRPTHGDIKFHGESIPGMSRNRLFKVRRQMSMLFQSGALFTEMSVFDNIAYPLREHTKLSEDLINTIVLLKLQAVGLRGAAKLMPSELSGGMARRAALARAIALDPELIMYDEPFAGQDPISMGVLVKLIKQLNNALNLTSVVVTHDVKEVMSIADYVYIMAEKKIIGSGTPDEIRHSDSALVQQFLRGEADGPVPFHFPADSLEHEFMGLN; encoded by the coding sequence GTGAAAAATGTGATTGAAATAGAGAGTTTGACCTTTAAAAGAGGAGAACGCGTTATTTACGACGATATTTCCTTGCAGATCCCAAAAGGTAAAACAACCGCCATAATGGGACCAAGTGGAATTGGTAAGACGACCTTGTTGAGATTAATTGGTGGTCAATTGAGACCAACCCATGGAGATATCAAATTTCATGGTGAATCCATACCTGGGATGTCACGTAATAGATTATTCAAGGTGCGACGTCAGATGAGTATGCTATTTCAAAGTGGTGCTTTGTTCACTGAAATGAGTGTATTTGACAACATCGCTTATCCATTACGTGAGCACACAAAATTATCCGAAGATTTAATCAACACAATAGTGTTGTTAAAATTGCAAGCGGTTGGTTTACGCGGAGCTGCGAAGTTAATGCCCAGCGAGTTGTCTGGTGGCATGGCGAGGCGAGCTGCATTAGCCCGCGCAATTGCCCTTGACCCAGAATTGATTATGTACGATGAACCTTTTGCCGGTCAGGACCCTATTTCTATGGGGGTATTGGTTAAGCTGATTAAACAACTGAACAATGCATTGAATCTTACCAGTGTGGTTGTGACCCATGATGTTAAAGAAGTGATGAGCATTGCTGATTACGTTTATATAATGGCAGAAAAGAAAATCATTGGGTCAGGTACACCAGATGAAATTCGTCACAGCGACTCAGCACTCGTCCAACAATTTTTACGTGGTGAAGCTGATGGTCCAGTGCCATTTCATTTTCCAGCAGACTCCCTCGAACATGAATTTATGGGATTAAATTAA
- a CDS encoding calcium/sodium antiporter — MITEVAIFIAGLAVLSWSADRFVFGASALAKNIGVSSMVIGLTIVAMGSSAPEIVVSATASLANNPDTAVGNAIGSNITNVALVLGLTALLKPLIVSSTTVRREMPVLLAVTLLAMYFLSDNYLSFNEGVILIILFFVSIGGLTLISMNVEKDDPLQAETEDEIPIGVPASKAIFWVIIGLILLPVSAHFMVGSAVEIARFFGMSELVIGLTIIALGTSLPELAASIAGVLKGEDDLALGNIIGSNIFNLLAVLAMPGLFAPGFIDENVASRDVYAMLFITSLMIAFSFNLRGTRRINRWEGVALILCYFAYCAFLFY; from the coding sequence GTGATAACAGAAGTAGCTATTTTTATTGCCGGTTTGGCTGTACTTAGTTGGAGTGCTGACAGATTTGTATTTGGTGCCTCAGCACTGGCCAAAAATATCGGTGTATCTTCTATGGTAATTGGTTTGACCATAGTTGCCATGGGCTCGTCCGCACCAGAAATTGTAGTTTCAGCCACTGCATCACTGGCCAATAATCCAGATACCGCTGTGGGTAATGCCATAGGGTCTAATATTACCAACGTGGCTTTAGTCCTTGGACTAACCGCACTGCTCAAACCTCTAATTGTTTCATCAACTACTGTACGGCGTGAAATGCCGGTGCTATTGGCCGTGACCTTATTAGCCATGTATTTCTTGTCAGATAATTACCTGAGCTTCAATGAAGGTGTCATCCTAATCATATTATTTTTCGTCAGCATAGGAGGGTTAACCCTTATCTCTATGAATGTGGAAAAAGATGATCCACTGCAAGCAGAAACAGAAGACGAAATTCCCATTGGCGTACCTGCCTCTAAAGCTATTTTTTGGGTGATAATTGGACTGATTTTATTACCTGTCAGTGCGCACTTTATGGTCGGCTCAGCGGTAGAGATTGCTCGCTTCTTCGGTATGAGCGAGCTGGTAATAGGTTTGACAATAATAGCGCTGGGAACAAGTTTACCGGAGCTTGCAGCAAGTATAGCCGGGGTATTGAAAGGCGAAGATGATTTAGCCTTGGGTAACATCATAGGTTCGAATATTTTTAATTTGTTAGCCGTACTAGCCATGCCAGGGTTATTTGCCCCTGGTTTCATTGATGAAAACGTCGCTAGCCGAGATGTCTATGCGATGTTATTCATCACGAGTCTGATGATAGCCTTTAGTTTCAATCTTCGTGGCACCAGACGAATCAACCGATGGGAAGGTGTGGCACTAATATTGTGCTATTTCGCCTATTGCGCCTTTTTATTCTACTAA
- a CDS encoding RNA polymerase factor sigma-54, giving the protein MKPSLQLKFSQQLTMTPQLQQAIRLLQLSTLDLQQEIQEALESNPLLEIEEGSDGPSGDAALAENNGNEADEIISASADTMDTNEALEKNDLPDELPIDSTWDDYISASSAPASISGGGGDDDQIFQGETTDNIQDHLLWQMRLTHFSDLDIAIATAIIDSIDESGYLTMSTEEVLASLDDDEVELDEVECVLKRIQMFDPIGSGSRSPQECLMIQLNQFSADTPWLAEAKLLIGEHAELLGSKDYRTLMRKTRLKEEELREAMRLLQTLNPRPGSALLIGEPEYVIPDVTVMKKSGRWQVELNPDSLPKLNVNQQYAAMSRSAKNTSDSQFIRSHMQEAKWFIKSLESRNDTLLKVANCIVQQQIGFFEHGPEMMKPMVLNDVAEMVDMHESTISRVTTQKYMHTPRGIFELKYFFSSHVATDSGGECSSTAIRALIKKLVASEITTKPLSDSKIAQLLADQGIQVARRTIAKYRESLSIPPSNQRKSLL; this is encoded by the coding sequence ATGAAACCCTCGTTACAGTTAAAATTTAGCCAACAACTCACAATGACTCCGCAGCTTCAGCAGGCTATTCGATTGCTGCAACTGTCGACCCTTGATCTCCAACAGGAAATACAAGAGGCGCTTGAGTCTAATCCGTTATTGGAGATAGAAGAAGGCTCTGATGGCCCTAGCGGTGACGCTGCATTAGCTGAAAATAATGGTAACGAAGCGGACGAGATTATCTCTGCAAGTGCCGACACTATGGACACAAATGAGGCATTAGAGAAAAACGATTTACCTGACGAATTACCCATTGATAGTACTTGGGATGACTACATTAGCGCGTCTTCCGCTCCGGCTTCCATCAGCGGTGGTGGTGGTGATGATGACCAAATATTTCAAGGTGAAACCACAGACAACATCCAAGATCATTTGTTGTGGCAAATGCGCCTCACTCATTTTTCCGATTTAGATATCGCCATCGCTACCGCAATTATTGATTCAATTGATGAATCTGGCTATTTAACCATGAGCACCGAAGAGGTGTTAGCCAGTCTCGATGATGATGAAGTAGAGCTTGACGAAGTAGAATGCGTACTCAAGCGCATTCAAATGTTTGATCCCATAGGCTCAGGTTCTCGCTCCCCACAAGAATGCCTAATGATTCAGCTCAATCAATTTTCAGCGGACACACCTTGGTTAGCTGAGGCTAAATTATTAATTGGTGAGCATGCGGAACTTCTCGGCAGTAAAGATTATCGTACTCTTATGCGTAAGACGCGTTTGAAAGAAGAAGAGTTACGGGAAGCCATGCGCTTGTTGCAAACATTGAATCCACGTCCTGGAAGTGCATTACTTATTGGTGAGCCTGAATATGTTATTCCTGATGTAACGGTAATGAAAAAAAGTGGCAGATGGCAAGTCGAATTAAATCCAGACAGCTTGCCCAAGTTAAACGTGAATCAGCAATATGCAGCAATGAGCCGTAGTGCCAAAAATACCAGTGACAGCCAATTTATCCGTTCTCATATGCAAGAAGCCAAATGGTTTATTAAAAGCCTTGAAAGCCGAAATGATACCTTGTTAAAAGTGGCCAATTGTATCGTTCAACAGCAAATTGGATTTTTCGAGCACGGCCCGGAAATGATGAAACCTATGGTGTTAAATGACGTCGCGGAAATGGTCGACATGCATGAATCAACCATTTCAAGGGTAACTACGCAAAAGTATATGCATACACCCCGTGGGATTTTTGAATTAAAATACTTTTTCTCAAGCCACGTGGCGACTGACTCAGGTGGAGAATGTTCATCTACCGCCATACGCGCTCTGATTAAAAAGCTGGTAGCGTCTGAAATTACGACGAAACCATTAAGCGATAGCAAAATTGCTCAACTGTTGGCTGACCAAGGTATACAGGTTGCCCGACGGACCATAGCAAAATATCGGGAGTCTCTTTCGATCCCACCGTCTAATCAACGCAAGAGCCTGCTGTAG
- the hpf gene encoding ribosome hibernation promoting factor, whose product MQINLTGHHVEITDSLRDYVDTKFTKLERHFDHINNVHVILNVEKLNQKAEATVHMTGGEVFATSEHNDMYAAIDSLIDKLDRQVIKHKEKVKRH is encoded by the coding sequence ATGCAAATTAACCTTACTGGCCATCATGTAGAAATTACAGATTCATTGCGAGACTATGTAGACACGAAATTTACTAAGTTAGAACGACATTTTGACCATATAAACAATGTTCATGTAATCCTAAATGTCGAGAAACTCAATCAAAAAGCCGAAGCAACCGTTCACATGACAGGAGGCGAAGTTTTCGCCACTTCTGAGCATAACGACATGTATGCGGCTATTGATAGTTTGATTGACAAGCTTGATCGACAGGTGATCAAGCATAAGGAAAAAGTTAAGCGCCATTAA